A stretch of Chthonomonadales bacterium DNA encodes these proteins:
- a CDS encoding LacI family DNA-binding transcriptional regulator, with amino-acid sequence MMVHKWEHIGAAIRTDICAGRLRPGDRVASERELALAWRVSRMTVHRALVELQRAGWVQRQRGHGTVVASPDARRARRLAIVYHNDGNPLEGGYVRGVRSAVPEELPLLLCDSRNDPRCEARTIQRLAREVDGLIIVPTCAPENTAALRRAVDAGIALVCVDRCPDGLDVDAVVTDNYGCTLDALRYVITRGRGPIAHFTADNLHILAARERYDAYLQACREAGQDDPSHLVRRYPLSAIADRSLIRQLVADALAAMLHSCDPPGAAFCMNDFLLGPLLDACDDLGVATPGDLEIVSFNDAFVLIGRHESGVHRIVQQTRHIGHMAAEVLLERLCAPDQPCRIVRVPARFYPAGAPQTDRPGTTH; translated from the coding sequence ATGATGGTACACAAGTGGGAGCACATAGGCGCGGCCATTCGCACCGACATCTGCGCTGGCCGCCTGCGTCCGGGCGACCGGGTGGCCTCCGAGCGTGAGCTCGCCCTTGCGTGGCGGGTGTCGCGTATGACGGTGCACCGTGCGCTCGTGGAGCTCCAGCGGGCCGGTTGGGTGCAGCGGCAACGTGGGCACGGTACCGTCGTGGCGAGTCCCGACGCGCGGCGGGCGCGCCGGCTCGCCATCGTCTACCACAACGACGGCAACCCTCTCGAGGGCGGCTACGTCCGCGGCGTCCGCTCCGCCGTGCCGGAGGAGCTCCCCCTCCTGCTGTGCGACAGCCGCAACGATCCGCGGTGCGAGGCGCGCACCATCCAGCGTCTCGCGCGCGAGGTCGACGGCCTGATAATCGTCCCCACCTGCGCCCCGGAGAACACCGCGGCGCTACGACGCGCCGTCGATGCCGGAATCGCCCTCGTTTGCGTCGACCGCTGCCCTGACGGGCTCGACGTAGACGCGGTGGTCACGGACAACTACGGCTGCACGCTCGATGCGCTCCGCTATGTGATCACGCGAGGGCGCGGCCCCATCGCGCATTTCACGGCGGACAACCTTCACATCCTCGCCGCGCGCGAGCGCTACGATGCCTACCTCCAGGCCTGCCGCGAGGCCGGCCAGGACGACCCGTCCCACCTGGTCCGCCGTTACCCGTTGTCAGCCATCGCGGACCGCTCCCTGATCCGGCAGCTCGTGGCGGACGCTCTCGCCGCGATGCTCCACTCCTGCGATCCGCCCGGCGCGGCGTTCTGCATGAACGACTTCCTGCTGGGCCCTCTCCTCGACGCCTGCGACGACCTCGGCGTTGCCACCCCTGGCGACCTTGAGATCGTCAGCTTCAACGACGCGTTCGTGCTCATAGGGCGCCACGAATCCGGCGTCCATCGCATCGTGCAGCAGACGCGGCACATCGGCCACATGGCGGCCGAGGTGCTTCTGGAACGCCTCTGCGCACCCGACCAACCCTGCCGCATCGTACGCGTGCCGGCCAGGTTCTACCCGGCCGGCGCCCCGCAGACTGACCGTCCTGGAACCACGCACTAG